Sequence from the Cydia pomonella isolate Wapato2018A chromosome 21, ilCydPomo1, whole genome shotgun sequence genome:
aagcatctgtcaaaatatattttgttatattaacatatttaaagccgtttttagtataaaagttgaattttagggcaacttttatttaatatagaacgtaaaatgtaaaattggaAACGACCCTATTTTGCTAATATTTTATCCATGACTACTGCGTCTCAACAAATTTCGCCTAGATGTGAAATTGCTATATCTGTAAGCCATTTTAAGTGTACAATTTATTTTGGGataacgaaacgcaactgcTAGCAATGTGTCAGTAACGTGACATTGACAGTGACagtatttatattctattctatatccCACATTTTGAGGTTAGATAATCCGAAGAAAATACAATAATTCGGCATCAAAAAGTTAAAACAAACTATCAAAATGCCGTTCATGAAAGGAAGAGCGCCGATTCGTCGCACATTAAACTATCTAAACGCTGGAAGACTCGTGTTGAAagacaaaatcaaaatattttctgtcGCCTATAACATTGCGGGGCAGAATAACGCTGGTGCAAAGGATTTCGTGTTCTGGTATTTGCCTCAGATACAGTACAAGAATCCGAACGTGCAGGTCGCGACGCTGAAGAATCTGACGCCCTCACCATTCATTAAGTGTTACTTTGAAGATGGTCGGCAAGTTTTGATAGATATTGATAATAAGTCAAAGGAAGATGTATTAGAGCACTTATTGAATACTGTTGGGAAGAGTAAAGACGTGTTGGAAGCGGAGGCGGTGGCTGCGGAGAAGAAGGATAACCCGGCGAACTTCGGTGTTGGTTGTGAGCGAGCATGTATGTGTGAGAACTACGGACAAGTTCCCTGCTCCGGTGTAGTAACATTGCCTAAATTTATGAGAGGGAAGTACAAGAATCCGGCGAATTAGTTTAGGAATGTGATGGACATGTGTTGATAATGCTTATTCATATTTGAAACAAGGGACTactatgattaaaaaaatgaataaattatggaatttaataacaaaacttcagTGTGACAAAGACATGTTAAATATGTTACAATGGGGCACTCACATATTTTAAGttgaaaacgctcgacatgtttcactccgtacggAACTTGCTTTTCAAGTGTCATCAGGAGTTTGCGTTGACAGACCGGCACAGACTCAACTTAAAAtatgtgagtgacccgttttaacatattgcATAAATTATGGATGTCTAAAAGTAGGTAAAACTATGTGTAAAAAAAactctgtaaaatatttcttatttcagACCTTTGTATTTTATGAACAATCATTATCAATAATGTAATATAAGTTTTGTAGTAATTCAATAGATAAttgttaatttagtaaaaaaaataatctcaACTGGACTTTTATTGAACAAATAGTAGGCACaaactttttttgtatgggcATTTTTATGTTAACTCCATTTGTTGTTCATTCAATTCATTCAGCTTCATTGTACCGCTGTGAAGGGAAGGAACCAGACCGAGCCCAGGGCCTGAGGGTCTTTTAGTTCTTTACCACTTAGTTcctattttgtgaaatttgtcATGACATTTTGTTTTGCTGACAATCATCAAcaaatgtaatgaaaatgaCCATTCTTTCATCATTAGTGACGGGAAATATATTGTTGGAGAATAAAATgaagttataaataatttcaaaattgatttaataaatatattattttgatcacaatttaaaacatgaaaatgccaattttttcaTCATCAGTaggaaatatatacatatatggtttgataataaaattaagttacaaataattttccaattttattgaaaaatatattaattagtcCACTACTTATAACACAGTTCACTTAATTTTTTCTCATAAATTTGATACTCCGCGACTGTTACATTCCCAACATGTCAAAGCAGTCTAAAATATATGCCCTTTGACACCATTTGCCATCAGAGCAGCAGCTATAAACTGCATGTTCTCAAAACATTTGAATGTCCGTGTATTTTCATGGT
This genomic interval carries:
- the LOC133529578 gene encoding small ribosomal subunit protein mS25, whose translation is MPFMKGRAPIRRTLNYLNAGRLVLKDKIKIFSVAYNIAGQNNAGAKDFVFWYLPQIQYKNPNVQVATLKNLTPSPFIKCYFEDGRQVLIDIDNKSKEDVLEHLLNTVGKSKDVLEAEAVAAEKKDNPANFGVGCERACMCENYGQVPCSGVVTLPKFMRGKYKNPAN